One segment of Clavelina lepadiformis chromosome 2, kaClaLepa1.1, whole genome shotgun sequence DNA contains the following:
- the LOC143445473 gene encoding uncharacterized protein LOC143445473, which yields MAPAEKWGTITPCRFPLGKQKMTNFEIQQSVEKLTMPRSRKMDIWWDDGFRHKKGNRESVDRIVTKLTTGASRKVPDSRRIAEGRILSMGVVNSFAWKGYN from the exons ATGGCTCCGGCCGAAAAATGGGGAACAATCACGCCGTGTAGATTTCCACTCGGCAAACAGAAAATGACCAATTTTGAGATACAACAATCCGTGGAAAAACTGACCATGCCAAGATCGAGAAAAATGGA CATTTGGTGGGACGACGGATTTCGACACAAGAAGGGAAACAGGGAATCGGTGGATCGGATTGTGACGAAACTGACGACTGGAGCGTCTAGGAAAGTTCCAGACTCGCGGCGAATTGCCGAAGGACGTATTTTATCGATGGGTGTTGTCAACAGCTTTGCATGGAAAGGTTATAACTGA
- the LOC143445471 gene encoding mitochondrial sodium/calcium exchanger protein-like — protein MMINHSVQLLCILLFLTQTTQSRHAQDVNLTFEEDRLRLSVEGDSAKKDVECRDYHSLHNSSLWCQFVNTTDNCAMDEGFINYIKVAFCETKPKNLPLIATGYAVWLILLFVGLGTTAEGYFCPALEFIAANLRLSHNIAGLTIVAFGNGSPDIFSAIAAFTNSNPTAAGVAIGALLGAAMMVTTVVAGLVATTQSFEVAKRPFMRDMIFFIATAFWIFCLLYQGSITLLNSIGFLCLYVFYVGVVIVGRYIHQRQRARNFISKEMQNEENVDSVNKATSYDERSRLLSPPPINTSIRNTNNNNADSEREWVDVRIRTSSWATSTHKHHNNQDGAEEAEKNVTSGEFSDDDDEHEIDFNGRSVFFMLATGLNPLDAKDWREARHVFKIIILLQVPWNFLCKATIPVVKVNGARRNWNRPLNCLNLILAPIFCVFATKGGDVTLGDIFPLWALFLTIGCIAATVMWFTSNNLQPPVYHWVLAYVGFVIAIIWTYIIANEIVNLLQTFGVIFNVSNVVMGLTFLAWGNSIGDVVADVTLAKQGFPRMSWSACFGGPLFNLLIGVGLPCTITNIKHGGDNPILVSFSTLEAVLCGGVFLSLCFTFVVVPLRRFQLTPKFGMILVALYVVWVIFAVLAGVNVFG, from the exons ATGATGATCAACCATTCAGTCCAGCTCCTGTGCATTTTGTTGTTCCTCACTCAAACCACACAATCTCGACACGCTCAAGATGTCAATCTTACCTTTGAAGAGGACAGGTTGAGGTTATCTGTGGAAGGAGACAGCGCAAAGAAAGATGTGGAG TGTCGAGATTATCATTCCCTTCATAATTCGTCGCTGTGGTGTCAATTTGTGAACACGACTGACAACTGCGCGATGGACGAAGGTTTCATCAACTACATCAAAGTGGCGTTTTGTGAAACCAAACCCAAGAATTTGCCACTAATTGCAACTGGTTAT GCTGTTTggttgattttgctttttgttggTCTTGGGACAACCGCAGAAGGATA CTTCTGTCCCGCGCTGGAGTTCATTGCTGCCAATTTGAGACTCAGCCACAACATTGCA GGTCTCACCATCGTAGCATTTGGAAACGGTTCACCGGATATCTTCAGTGCCATTGCAGCTTTTACAAATTCCAATCCAACCGCTGCTGGTGTTGCCATAGGTGCTTTGCTTG GGGCTGCCATGATGGTGACCACGGTGGTGGCAGGCTTGGTTGCAACCACACAATCCTTTGAGGTTGCCAAACGACCATTCATGCGGGACATGATTTTTTTCATCGCCACAGCGTTTTGGATCTTCTGTCTATTATATCAAGGAAGCATTACACTGTTGAACTCCATAG GATTTCTTTGCCTTTATGTTTTCTATGTTGGAGTGGTGATTGTGGGACGATACATCCACCAGAGGCAGCGAGCTCGTAACTTTATCTCAAAGGAAATGCAGAACGAAGAAAATGTTGATTCTGTCAATAAGGCAACTTCATACGATGAACGATCTCGTTTACTGTCTCCTCCACCCATCAATACTTCAATCAG GAACACGAATAACAACAACGCCGATTCAGAAAGGGAGTGGGTGGATGTCCGAATCAGGACAAGCAGTTGGGCCACATCAACACATAAACATCATAATAATCAAGACGGAGCAGAAGAAGCGGAAAAAA ATGTCACTTCAGGAGAATTCAGCGACGATGATGACGAGCACGAAATTGATTTCAATGGTCGTTCCGTTTTCTTTATGTTGGCCACCGGTCTCAATCCACTTGATGCTAAAGACTGGAGGGAAGCGAGAcacgttttcaaaataattatcTTATTGCAG gtTCCTTGgaattttttatgtaaagCCACGATCCCTGTTGTAAAAGTAAATGGAGCTCGTCGAAATTGGAACCGTCCATTAAATTGCCTCAATCTTATTCTTGCTCcaattttttgtgtatttgCCACCAAAG GCGGAGACGTAACTCTTGGCGATATATTTCCTCTCTGGGCTCTTTTTTTGACTATCGGATGTATCGCTGCCACGGTGATGTGGTTCACGTCAAACAACCTGCAACCTCCAGTTTATCATTGG GTTCTGGCCTATGTTGGATTCGTGATCGCCATCATATGGACTTACATCATCGCCAACGAGATCGTCAACCTCTTGCAAACCTTTGGCGTCATTTTCAACGTGAGCAATGTCGTCATGGGTCTCACCTTCCTCGCTTGGGGGAATTCCATTGGTGACGTTGTTGCTGACGTCACGCTCGCCAAACAGGGGTTTCCCCGCATGAGCTGGTCTGCTTGCTTTGGCGGCCCTCTCTTTA ATCTTTTGATCGGAGTGGGACTGCCCTGCACTATCACCAATATTAAACATGGTGGAGACAATCCTATACTG GTGAGCTTCAGTACCTTGGAGGCTGTGCTCTGTGGCGGAGTCTTCTTGAGTCTCTGTTTCACTTTCGTCGTGGTTCCGCTTCGCCGCTTTCAACTGACTCCCAAGTTCGGGATGATCCTCGTCGCCCTCTACGTGGTCTGGGTCATCTTTGCGGTGCTGGCTGGTGTAAATGTCTTCGGTTAA